A single window of Shewanella sp. Choline-02u-19 DNA harbors:
- a CDS encoding sodium-dependent transporter has translation MSTVKQGHFSSRIGFIMAAAGSAVGVGNIWGFPTQAATHGGGAFLLVYLILILLLGYPMLLAELMIGRHGQTNPADAMAKIANNPMAKKIGKTIGFISIITATLICTFYSILSGWFVSFALAPVAQMANQPQVSAWLMDFSLSRNLVFTLVFIAMVILVIRQGVQQGIERWSKRLMPMLLIILVAGVAYILTQPGAMQGLEVLLVPDFSRIFEADVLVGALGQTFFSLTIGTGAMMVYGAYLNQNEDLGKLTAYVTLTDTSVAFLAALMVIPAMYVAQHNGVQIFAEDGSLLNSDTLVFTVLPALFDTLGGVSQYLLAIIFFMLMTIAGLTSAISIVEVPTSYIVEKTSLGRDKATLLVGALIAVLSMVVVFNFNTLFGLMITLTTERAQPLIALGIAIFLGWVWSRNKLINTIAAQDGVKADSLFWKLWPVYVKFVCPLLIIVIIMQLFTK, from the coding sequence TCTAGAATTGGCTTTATCATGGCCGCTGCAGGCAGCGCTGTTGGCGTGGGTAATATTTGGGGTTTTCCTACGCAGGCAGCAACTCATGGTGGTGGCGCATTTTTACTGGTATATCTCATTTTGATCTTGCTGCTTGGTTACCCGATGTTACTTGCGGAGCTGATGATTGGTCGCCACGGTCAAACCAACCCGGCAGACGCCATGGCAAAAATCGCCAACAATCCTATGGCTAAAAAGATAGGTAAAACTATCGGTTTTATCTCCATTATTACCGCCACCCTCATCTGTACTTTTTACAGCATATTGTCAGGTTGGTTTGTGAGTTTCGCCCTCGCGCCAGTGGCACAAATGGCCAATCAGCCACAGGTATCGGCTTGGTTAATGGACTTTTCGCTTTCCCGCAATCTGGTGTTTACGCTGGTCTTTATCGCCATGGTCATTTTGGTTATTCGCCAAGGCGTGCAGCAAGGGATCGAGCGCTGGTCAAAACGATTAATGCCAATGTTATTGATTATTTTAGTCGCCGGGGTGGCTTACATATTAACGCAACCGGGTGCAATGCAAGGGCTTGAAGTATTACTCGTACCTGATTTTAGCCGAATATTTGAAGCCGACGTACTGGTTGGAGCCCTTGGACAAACCTTCTTCTCGCTAACCATAGGTACCGGTGCAATGATGGTTTACGGAGCCTATTTAAACCAAAATGAGGATCTCGGCAAGCTAACCGCTTATGTCACGTTAACCGACACCAGTGTTGCATTTTTAGCGGCATTAATGGTGATCCCAGCCATGTACGTTGCACAGCACAACGGCGTACAGATATTCGCAGAAGATGGCAGTTTGCTCAATTCAGACACCTTAGTGTTTACCGTATTACCCGCGCTATTTGATACATTAGGCGGTGTAAGTCAGTATCTACTCGCCATTATTTTCTTCATGTTGATGACCATTGCAGGCCTCACCTCTGCTATCTCTATTGTTGAGGTTCCCACCAGCTACATAGTAGAGAAAACATCACTAGGCCGCGATAAAGCAACGCTATTGGTTGGTGCCCTTATCGCTGTGTTATCTATGGTGGTGGTGTTTAACTTCAACACCCTATTTGGATTGATGATCACTTTAACCACCGAGCGAGCTCAGCCGTTAATCGCCTTAGGCATCGCCATCTTCTTGGGTTGGGTTTGGAGCCGTAACAAGTTGATTAACACCATTGCAGCGCAAGATGGAGTAAAAGCTGACAGCCTGTTTTGGAAGCTATGGCCAGTGTATGTCAAGTTCGTTTGCCCGCTGTTGATTATCGTCATTATCATGCAGTTGTTTACTAAATAG
- a CDS encoding VOC family protein — MKQNIVHIALVVKDYDEAIDFYVNKLKFELIEDTYQSEQDKRWVVVAPPNSHGVTLLLAKASKPEQHNFIGNQAGGRVFIFLNTDDFWRDYEHMKSIGINFVREPKEQDYGTVAVFEDLYGNLWDLLQLNPDHPMAKR, encoded by the coding sequence ATGAAGCAGAATATTGTCCATATTGCACTTGTAGTCAAAGACTACGACGAAGCGATAGATTTCTATGTCAACAAGCTAAAGTTTGAGCTTATTGAAGATACTTATCAATCGGAGCAAGATAAACGTTGGGTTGTTGTGGCGCCACCAAATTCACATGGCGTGACTTTGCTGCTTGCTAAGGCTTCTAAACCTGAACAGCACAATTTTATTGGCAATCAAGCCGGTGGGCGAGTATTCATCTTCTTGAATACTGATGATTTTTGGCGTGACTATGAGCACATGAAGTCAATTGGTATCAACTTTGTTCGCGAACCGAAAGAGCAGGACTACGGCACTGTAGCGGTCTTTGAGGATTTATATGGCAATCTTTGGGATTTACTGCAACTAAACCCCGATCACCCCATGGCGAAAAGATAG